From a region of the Methanothermobacter sp. genome:
- a CDS encoding Coenzyme F420 hydrogenase/dehydrogenase, beta subunit C-terminal domain, with translation MNKLDEFIERATLRLPPEEREEVARELKTHILDSAEAIAASRKTDVTKEVIAEALERMGPAEKIAEMYPSERKWKPGKIVESGICARCGTCAVICPNNIISFDGRPELREECLRNGHGMCFEVCPRVSSDGYQISIREKFQEKVYHGRGPVRGQDGGVVTSFLRHLLEKGEIDGAIVVGDEHWKPVSLLVQTAEDLEETSGSKYSISTLEALRTAGDLEIERVAVVGLPCQINGLRKLQYFPYLAKHDLELGRKGKPVKLPEIRYLIGLFCTEKFEYGDLRKVLRENGIRMEDVEKFSIRRGKLEVDLGDRRETLNLRDIRISEGCRSCRDFDARLADVSVGSAGSPEGYSTIIVRTRRGAEIAGAVELREGADTAKIEKMRDLKLRRFQRELERRRKSGEYISFYWTSDYPGVSRRADGTYFIRVRARPSGWYSPSEVKELVRIAEKYGARIKVTNRGSYELHDVSGFDVEDAVAELNSAGLLTGSEGPLVRATLACPGKENCGSGIIDTTAICSAIEDRFREMPAPYKFKIAVSGCPNRCMRPQIHDVGVAGVEFPETVEEICNGCGRCFEVCKVEAISVRGETSYTNHDLCVGCGKCIRECPHTARSAREEGYIIYIGGKAGRELVEGIKTRVDTVDEILEYIDAVIRVYTRYASKPQRERLASTMKRVGEEKFMGEVRGLLKERSHNQ, from the coding sequence ATGAATAAACTTGATGAATTCATAGAAAGGGCGACCCTTAGACTACCCCCAGAGGAAAGGGAGGAGGTTGCCCGTGAACTCAAAACCCACATACTTGACAGTGCAGAGGCAATAGCCGCATCAAGAAAAACCGATGTCACCAAGGAGGTGATAGCCGAGGCCCTGGAGAGGATGGGCCCAGCAGAGAAAATAGCAGAGATGTACCCCTCAGAGAGGAAATGGAAACCTGGAAAGATCGTGGAGTCAGGAATCTGCGCAAGGTGCGGTACCTGTGCCGTTATATGCCCCAACAACATCATATCCTTCGACGGACGCCCAGAGCTCCGGGAGGAGTGCCTCAGAAACGGCCACGGTATGTGCTTCGAGGTATGCCCCAGGGTCTCCTCAGACGGTTACCAGATCAGCATAAGGGAGAAGTTCCAGGAGAAAGTCTACCATGGAAGGGGACCCGTCAGGGGCCAGGACGGTGGCGTGGTGACATCATTCCTCAGGCACCTCCTTGAGAAGGGTGAAATCGACGGCGCCATAGTCGTGGGTGACGAACACTGGAAACCTGTATCACTCCTTGTACAGACCGCAGAGGACCTTGAGGAAACAAGCGGGTCAAAGTACAGCATATCCACCCTTGAAGCACTGAGAACAGCCGGAGACCTTGAAATTGAAAGGGTGGCAGTTGTTGGGCTTCCCTGCCAGATAAACGGCCTCAGGAAACTCCAGTACTTCCCCTACCTTGCAAAGCATGACCTGGAACTTGGAAGAAAGGGTAAACCCGTGAAACTCCCCGAGATACGTTACCTTATAGGCCTCTTCTGCACCGAGAAATTCGAGTATGGCGACCTCAGAAAGGTGCTGAGGGAAAATGGTATCAGAATGGAGGACGTTGAAAAATTCAGCATCCGGAGGGGTAAACTTGAGGTTGACCTTGGTGATAGGAGGGAAACCCTGAACCTCAGGGACATCAGGATCTCAGAGGGCTGCAGATCCTGCAGGGACTTTGACGCTCGCCTTGCAGACGTCTCTGTGGGCTCCGCTGGAAGCCCAGAGGGCTACTCAACCATCATAGTGAGAACCAGGAGGGGCGCTGAAATAGCCGGTGCAGTTGAACTCAGGGAGGGTGCAGACACCGCAAAAATAGAGAAGATGAGGGACCTGAAACTCAGAAGATTCCAGAGGGAACTTGAGAGAAGGAGAAAGAGTGGTGAATACATCTCCTTCTACTGGACCTCAGATTACCCTGGCGTATCCAGGAGGGCCGATGGTACCTACTTCATAAGGGTCAGGGCCCGGCCATCAGGCTGGTACAGCCCTTCAGAGGTGAAGGAACTTGTGAGGATCGCCGAAAAATACGGTGCACGAATCAAGGTCACCAACAGGGGATCCTATGAGCTCCACGATGTGAGTGGCTTTGACGTTGAGGACGCCGTTGCTGAACTCAACTCCGCAGGGCTCCTCACAGGCTCAGAGGGTCCCCTTGTAAGGGCCACACTTGCCTGTCCAGGTAAGGAGAACTGTGGCAGCGGGATCATAGACACCACAGCAATCTGCAGTGCCATAGAGGATAGGTTCAGGGAGATGCCAGCACCCTACAAGTTCAAGATAGCGGTGAGTGGCTGTCCAAACAGGTGCATGAGGCCCCAGATCCACGATGTGGGTGTCGCGGGTGTTGAGTTCCCTGAGACGGTTGAGGAAATCTGTAACGGCTGCGGCAGGTGCTTCGAGGTCTGCAAGGTGGAGGCCATCAGCGTGCGTGGTGAGACATCCTACACCAACCATGACCTCTGTGTGGGCTGCGGTAAATGCATAAGGGAGTGCCCACACACTGCAAGGAGTGCCCGTGAAGAGGGTTACATAATCTACATAGGCGGTAAGGCTGGTAGAGAACTGGTTGAGGGTATAAAGACCCGTGTTGACACTGTTGATGAGATACTGGAATACATAGACGCTGTTATCAGGGTCTACACCAGGTATGCCAGTAAGCCGCAGAGGGAGAGGCTCGCGTCAACCATGAAACGTGTCGGTGAAGAAAAGTTCATGGGTGAGGTGAGGGGGCTCCTAAAGGAGAGATCACATAACCAGTGA
- a CDS encoding PadR family transcriptional regulator — protein MGGICERFEKEIRRGAIQLAVVCLLERELYGYEIVKKLKESGFRVEEGTIYPLLRRLEGEGILKSTWMTGEARPRKYYRITDYGKKVRKKWLEFFRAVNQALNEIETTMEEYQ, from the coding sequence ATGGGTGGCATATGTGAAAGATTCGAAAAGGAAATCAGGCGCGGGGCCATACAGCTCGCAGTGGTCTGCCTCCTTGAAAGGGAACTTTACGGCTATGAAATCGTGAAAAAACTCAAAGAATCAGGGTTCAGGGTCGAGGAGGGAACCATCTACCCACTTCTGAGGAGACTCGAGGGGGAGGGAATCCTCAAAAGCACGTGGATGACAGGTGAGGCAAGGCCCAGAAAATATTACAGAATCACCGATTACGGTAAGAAGGTCAGAAAAAAATGGCTTGAATTTTTCAGGGCAGTGAACCAGGCCCTCAATGAAATTGAAACCACAATGGAGGAATATCAATGA
- a CDS encoding histidine kinase dimerization/phosphoacceptor domain -containing protein, which yields MEFVPSKKDMKMKNTVPHLMGFFLILFSSVALLMMAGGGWSPEDLPTLHMSLVLLGASIILAGFSHRRTALSLSIMIIPLQFIQFAGFQGLHTVLPVSLLVAYSLSLILLIRRHYHAGQTLAYITGIIAYALVMTHLTGVVEVVEALRVDPIISAELLMAAVGLLGLYPQRGVTEPLFSGMMGGYTARVLLATMLTAITVTGILILRGRDQLPFPAEIFLLSLTVALIIVTITFTAYRLNTVDHERIMNERGLRRARRFFRDVVENLEEAVAVIDEDGNPLHLNRAMKKLGIDFRSIHDRFMDARAPSYIRSLKAGDRNFTGWYIPLDEGAIISLTDITDLMRTQEELQRNIMEKDALLRELHHRVKNNLQIILSLINMQMRSASGDARKALVRTSTRVQTLAAIHESVYGLGSLAEVKMHECIGRIAENLRSVFDAVDVEFHIDARHVFNVETAMPLALIVNELVSNSIQHAFPEGRGTVKVEISRMNSEYCLRVVDDGVGFSGEKRMGLQLALNLARQIEGDLRILLREDGGGTEVTVPFRELHYRRRL from the coding sequence ATGGAGTTTGTTCCCTCCAAAAAGGATATGAAAATGAAAAATACTGTGCCCCATCTGATGGGGTTCTTTCTGATTCTCTTCTCATCCGTGGCACTCCTCATGATGGCTGGAGGTGGATGGTCTCCCGAGGACCTCCCCACCCTCCACATGTCTCTTGTGCTGCTTGGTGCATCGATAATTCTCGCCGGCTTCTCCCACAGAAGAACAGCACTTTCCCTATCCATCATGATAATCCCACTCCAGTTCATTCAATTTGCGGGATTTCAGGGTCTGCATACAGTTTTACCTGTATCATTGCTGGTGGCCTATTCGCTCAGCCTGATTCTCCTTATCCGCAGACACTACCATGCCGGGCAGACACTGGCATACATCACAGGGATCATAGCCTATGCCCTGGTGATGACCCACCTCACAGGTGTGGTGGAGGTTGTTGAGGCACTCAGGGTGGACCCCATCATTTCAGCTGAGCTCCTCATGGCCGCTGTGGGGTTACTGGGCCTCTATCCCCAGAGGGGAGTCACTGAACCACTCTTCTCAGGGATGATGGGGGGATACACGGCACGGGTGCTCCTTGCAACCATGCTCACAGCCATAACGGTCACAGGAATCCTGATCCTGAGGGGCCGGGACCAGCTGCCATTCCCTGCAGAGATATTCCTCCTTTCACTGACAGTTGCGCTCATCATAGTTACCATAACCTTCACAGCCTACAGGCTCAACACAGTTGACCATGAACGCATCATGAATGAAAGGGGGCTCAGGAGGGCACGCAGATTCTTCAGGGATGTGGTTGAGAACCTTGAGGAGGCCGTTGCAGTCATCGATGAAGACGGCAATCCACTGCACCTCAACAGGGCAATGAAGAAACTTGGAATTGACTTCAGGTCCATTCATGATAGGTTCATGGATGCCAGGGCGCCCTCATACATCAGGAGCCTTAAAGCGGGGGATAGAAACTTCACCGGCTGGTACATTCCCCTGGATGAAGGGGCAATAATCTCCCTCACAGACATAACAGACCTCATGAGGACACAGGAGGAACTCCAGCGGAACATCATGGAGAAGGATGCGCTGCTCCGGGAACTCCATCACAGGGTGAAGAATAACCTCCAGATCATCCTTAGCCTCATAAACATGCAGATGAGATCCGCAAGTGGAGATGCAAGGAAGGCTCTCGTCCGGACATCAACCAGAGTCCAGACCCTGGCAGCCATCCATGAATCCGTTTATGGGCTGGGGAGCCTGGCAGAGGTGAAGATGCATGAGTGCATAGGGAGGATAGCAGAGAACCTCAGATCAGTATTTGATGCAGTGGATGTTGAATTCCACATAGACGCCCGGCATGTCTTCAACGTTGAGACAGCAATGCCACTGGCCCTCATAGTAAATGAACTGGTATCCAACTCCATTCAGCATGCATTTCCTGAAGGTAGAGGCACCGTGAAGGTTGAAATCAGCAGAATGAACTCAGAGTACTGTCTGAGGGTAGTGGATGATGGTGTGGGGTTTTCAGGTGAAAAGAGGATGGGCCTCCAACTTGCACTGAACCTCGCCAGGCAGATAGAGGGAGACCTGAGGATACTCCTCAGGGAGGATGGAGGGGGTACAGAGGTCACGGTACCCTTCAGGGAGCTTCACTACAGGAGGAGACTTTAA
- a CDS encoding NAD(P)H-dependent oxidoreductase yields MAGDSYARLYSLYTSIQEVLFRGVLEAFTEGLSEAGHTYEIGDLYRMNFRPELSQEEYLREISQDAGSPLPGDVMEEHEKIGRADVLAFIYPLWWSDCPAKLKGWFDRGWTYGYAYFYEDGERGTRIDIEKAVVLCSAGHTEEHLEGTGIAESMRSVMLGDRLLGVGVGSVTMEIPGGMVPGDDSRREINLMRARSPGRNL; encoded by the coding sequence ATGGCAGGGGATTCATATGCACGTCTATATTCTCTTTACACATCCATCCAGGAAGTCCTTTTCAGGGGAGTCCTTGAGGCATTTACAGAGGGCCTCAGTGAAGCCGGGCACACATATGAGATCGGGGACCTCTACAGGATGAACTTCAGGCCGGAGCTGAGTCAGGAGGAGTACCTCAGGGAGATCAGCCAGGACGCGGGGTCACCCTTACCAGGGGATGTTATGGAGGAGCATGAGAAGATCGGGAGGGCCGATGTCCTTGCGTTCATCTATCCCCTCTGGTGGAGTGACTGCCCCGCGAAACTCAAGGGATGGTTTGACCGGGGCTGGACCTACGGGTACGCCTACTTCTATGAGGATGGAGAGCGGGGTACTAGGATCGACATTGAAAAGGCTGTGGTGCTCTGCTCTGCAGGTCACACAGAGGAACACCTTGAGGGTACAGGCATTGCAGAGAGCATGCGCAGTGTCATGTTAGGCGACAGGCTGCTCGGGGTTGGTGTTGGGAGTGTCACCATGGAGATCCCTGGGGGTATGGTGCCAGGGGATGACTCCAGGAGGGAGATAAACCTTATGAGGGCCCGCAGTCCAGGGAGGAACCTCTAA
- the nikR gene encoding nickel-responsive transcriptional regulator NikR, protein MTRISMSLPSKLLEEFDEILRNRGYQSRSKGIRDAIKDYIVRYRWMNEMEGERTGIVSVIYNHHTGAMEEIADIQHHYREYIDAVMRVHLTEKHRLEVLVVRGDVAEIRELTERMMGLRGVEHVRLTSVSAEEEVEYER, encoded by the coding sequence ATGACCAGGATAAGCATGTCTCTTCCAAGTAAACTTCTTGAGGAGTTTGATGAGATACTGAGGAACCGTGGATACCAGTCAAGGTCCAAGGGTATAAGGGATGCCATAAAGGACTACATTGTCAGGTACAGGTGGATGAATGAGATGGAGGGTGAGAGGACAGGGATAGTCTCGGTGATCTACAACCACCACACAGGGGCAATGGAGGAAATAGCCGACATACAGCACCACTACAGGGAGTACATAGACGCTGTCATGAGGGTTCATCTCACAGAAAAACATCGCCTTGAGGTCCTCGTGGTGAGGGGTGATGTTGCAGAGATACGTGAACTCACAGAGAGGATGATGGGTCTACGGGGAGTTGAACACGTGAGACTCACCAGTGTCTCAGCTGAAGAGGAGGTGGAATATGAGAGGTAA